In the Kitasatospora terrestris genome, one interval contains:
- the sepX gene encoding divisome protein SepX/GlpR codes for MSSSGLIYAVIVGAWAAYLVPMWLRRQDELNESRPTERFSTAIRLLAGRSAMERRAARALDDQHRDDDSDPASADASEPSEAEEPGATEASPAPTGPTAAAAGPDAAPAAVPAPPTTGATGTEASRADRSAGAAREPRSEREERAERAERAARQDEHRQSAERRARLLARRRRMVTLLFVAFALGAIVAAVAGIAFIWVPALPAVLLTAYIGHLRRLERQRYEVKLDRVRAAQAAERFRARARERQDAEPATARATAAPAAPADPEPAGPAEPARPHLRLATEPEHPASAVADATEHEEWVDGMRERAAAGPDSWEPVPVPLPTYVTAPVAPRVTRNLDLGAPGTWDSGRQAAAPGTQLFDQYADPAPPPAAEDYAPRPRAANE; via the coding sequence GTGAGCAGTAGCGGCCTTATCTACGCGGTCATCGTAGGGGCCTGGGCTGCCTATCTGGTGCCGATGTGGCTCCGCAGGCAGGACGAGCTCAACGAGTCCCGTCCGACGGAACGCTTCAGCACCGCGATCCGCCTGCTGGCCGGACGGTCGGCCATGGAGCGGCGCGCGGCCCGAGCCCTCGACGACCAGCACCGCGACGACGACAGCGACCCCGCGTCCGCGGACGCGTCCGAACCCTCCGAGGCGGAGGAGCCGGGCGCGACCGAGGCGTCCCCCGCGCCGACCGGGCCGACCGCCGCGGCGGCGGGCCCCGACGCCGCGCCCGCGGCCGTGCCCGCGCCGCCGACCACCGGGGCGACCGGCACCGAGGCGTCCCGCGCCGACCGGTCCGCCGGAGCCGCCCGCGAGCCGCGGTCCGAACGGGAGGAGCGGGCCGAACGGGCCGAACGCGCCGCCCGGCAGGACGAGCACCGGCAGTCCGCCGAGCGCCGCGCCCGGCTGCTCGCCCGCCGCCGCCGTATGGTCACCCTGCTGTTCGTCGCCTTCGCGCTCGGCGCGATCGTCGCGGCGGTGGCCGGGATCGCCTTCATCTGGGTGCCCGCGCTCCCCGCCGTCCTGCTCACCGCCTACATCGGCCACCTGCGCCGGCTGGAGCGCCAGCGGTACGAGGTCAAGCTCGACCGGGTCCGCGCCGCGCAGGCCGCCGAGCGGTTCCGCGCCCGCGCCCGGGAGCGGCAGGACGCCGAGCCCGCGACCGCCCGGGCCACCGCGGCCCCGGCCGCACCGGCCGACCCCGAGCCCGCCGGCCCCGCCGAGCCGGCCCGGCCGCACCTGCGGCTCGCCACCGAGCCCGAGCACCCGGCCTCGGCCGTCGCCGACGCCACCGAGCACGAGGAGTGGGTCGACGGCATGCGCGAGCGCGCCGCCGCCGGCCCCGACTCCTGGGAGCCCGTCCCGGTCCCGCTGCCCACCTACGTGACCGCCCCGGTCGCCCCGCGGGTCACCCGCAACCTCGACCTCGGCGCGCCGGGCACCTGGGACTCCGGCCGCCAGGCTGCCGCGCCGGGCACCCAGCTCTTCGACCAGTACGCCGACCCGGCCCCGCCTCCGGCCGCAGAGGACTACGCGCCCCGCCCCCGCGCCGCCAACGAATGA
- a CDS encoding terpene synthase family protein — protein MAQPFELPDFYVPYPARTNPHYEQARVHTKAWARGLGMLEGSGVWEEHDLDSHDYALLCSCTHPDCDAEALSLVTDWYTWVFFFDDHFLEMFKRTLDREGGKAYLDRLPAFMPMDLAAGFPEPTNPVEAGLADLWRRTVPHMSADWRARFAESTRHLLNESLWELSNIDEGRIANPVEYIEMRRKVGGAPWSAGLVEFAAQAEVPASVAHSRPLRVLRDAFSDAVHLRNDLFSYEREIGDEGELSNGVLVLETFLGCSTQQAADSVNDLLTSRLQQFENTALTEVPPLMLEFGLSPEECGRVAGYVKGLQDWQSGGHEWHLRSSRYMNGGGAGAPALAPTGLGTSAASIRLAAGVPGLRSVAHVPRREVGPTGRPPELHMPYPTRLNPHLDAARRGVVEWSDRIGLLEPQPGVPASDLWDEPKLRGFDFALCAAGIDPDATAEELDLSSAWLSWGTYADDYYPAVFGRGRDLVGARLANERLRALMPLDGPAGTAPLNALERGLADLWERTAGPLGPGGRRTFRRAVEVMLDSWLWELANQAQNRIPDPVDYIEMRRATFGADLTMGLARLGHGGALPDAVLSSGTVEALEHAAADHGGLVNDVFSYRKEVEFEGEFHNLVRVVENFFGCERPQALHIVTDLVDSRMRQFEHLISGELPLLKDDLALGAEARQALDDYLGELQDWMAAVLTWHRETRRYPDAELESGRAPVEAPPRPAVGAPSGLGTSAARLLADLAAASR, from the coding sequence GTGGCGCAGCCGTTCGAACTTCCGGATTTCTACGTGCCGTACCCGGCGCGGACCAATCCGCACTACGAGCAGGCGCGGGTGCACACCAAGGCGTGGGCACGGGGGTTGGGGATGCTGGAGGGCTCGGGCGTCTGGGAGGAGCACGACCTCGACTCGCACGACTACGCGCTGCTCTGCTCCTGCACCCACCCCGACTGCGACGCCGAGGCGCTGTCCCTGGTGACCGACTGGTACACCTGGGTGTTCTTCTTCGACGACCACTTCCTGGAGATGTTCAAGCGGACGCTGGACCGCGAGGGCGGCAAGGCGTACCTGGACCGGCTGCCGGCGTTCATGCCGATGGACCTCGCGGCCGGTTTCCCGGAGCCGACCAATCCGGTCGAGGCGGGCCTGGCGGACCTCTGGCGGCGGACGGTCCCGCACATGTCGGCCGACTGGCGGGCCCGGTTCGCCGAGTCGACCCGCCACCTGCTGAACGAGTCGCTGTGGGAGCTGTCCAACATCGACGAGGGCCGGATCGCCAACCCGGTCGAGTACATCGAGATGCGCCGCAAGGTCGGCGGCGCGCCCTGGTCGGCCGGCCTGGTGGAGTTCGCGGCGCAGGCCGAGGTCCCGGCGTCGGTGGCGCACTCGCGGCCGCTGCGGGTGCTGCGCGACGCCTTCTCGGACGCGGTGCACCTGCGCAACGACCTGTTCTCGTACGAGCGGGAGATCGGTGACGAAGGCGAGTTGAGCAACGGGGTGCTGGTCCTGGAGACCTTCCTCGGCTGCTCGACCCAGCAGGCGGCGGACTCGGTGAACGACCTGCTGACCTCCCGGCTGCAGCAGTTCGAGAACACCGCGCTGACCGAAGTGCCGCCGCTGATGCTGGAGTTCGGTCTGAGCCCCGAGGAGTGCGGGCGGGTCGCCGGCTACGTGAAGGGCCTGCAGGACTGGCAGTCCGGCGGCCACGAGTGGCACCTGCGCTCCAGCCGCTACATGAACGGCGGCGGCGCCGGGGCGCCCGCGCTCGCCCCGACCGGCCTCGGCACCTCGGCGGCGAGCATCCGCCTCGCGGCGGGCGTCCCCGGGCTGCGCAGCGTCGCCCACGTCCCGCGCCGGGAGGTCGGACCGACTGGGCGGCCGCCCGAGCTGCACATGCCGTACCCGACCCGGCTCAACCCGCACCTGGACGCGGCCCGCCGCGGCGTCGTCGAGTGGTCGGACCGGATCGGGCTGCTGGAGCCGCAGCCCGGCGTGCCGGCCTCCGACCTCTGGGACGAGCCGAAGCTGCGGGGGTTCGACTTCGCGCTCTGCGCGGCGGGCATCGACCCCGACGCCACCGCCGAGGAGCTCGACCTGAGCTCCGCCTGGCTCAGCTGGGGCACCTACGCCGACGACTACTACCCGGCGGTGTTCGGGCGCGGCCGCGACCTGGTCGGCGCCCGGCTGGCCAACGAGCGGCTGCGCGCGCTGATGCCGCTGGACGGCCCGGCCGGCACCGCGCCGCTGAACGCGCTGGAGCGCGGCCTCGCCGACCTCTGGGAGCGCACCGCCGGGCCGCTGGGCCCGGGCGGGCGGCGGACGTTCCGGCGGGCCGTCGAGGTGATGCTGGACAGCTGGCTGTGGGAGCTCGCCAACCAGGCGCAGAACCGCATCCCCGATCCGGTCGACTACATCGAGATGCGCCGCGCGACCTTCGGCGCCGACCTCACCATGGGCCTGGCCCGGCTCGGCCACGGCGGCGCCCTGCCGGACGCGGTGCTCTCCAGCGGCACCGTGGAGGCGCTGGAGCACGCCGCCGCCGATCACGGCGGGCTGGTCAACGACGTGTTCTCGTACCGCAAGGAGGTCGAGTTCGAGGGCGAGTTCCACAACCTGGTGCGGGTGGTGGAGAACTTCTTCGGCTGCGAGCGGCCGCAGGCGCTGCACATCGTCACCGACCTCGTCGACTCCCGGATGCGCCAGTTCGAGCACCTGATCAGCGGTGAGCTCCCGCTGCTCAAGGACGACCTCGCGCTCGGCGCCGAAGCCCGGCAGGCCCTCGACGACTACCTGGGCGAGCTGCAGGACTGGATGGCCGCCGTCCTCACCTGGCACCGGGAGACCCGCCGCTACCCGGACGCCGAGCTGGAGAGCGGCCGTGCCCCCGTCGAGGCCCCGCCCCGTCCGGCCGTCGGCGCCCCGTCCGGCCTCGGCACCTCGGCCGCCCGCCTCCTCGCCGACCTGGCGGCCGCCTCGCGCTGA